A portion of the Leifsonia sp. EB41 genome contains these proteins:
- a CDS encoding CoA-binding protein — MTDTTTDDSTTTQVQLVNGLSCSLPSDSPLAKLLKSQRTWTGPDAKERLRILRAAKSVAIVGASANPARSSYFVGTYLQQSSDFRVYFVNPNADTILGQKAYPDLASLPEVPDIVDVFRRASDIPSVIDEAVAVGAPTVWVQLGIWNQEAAEYGESLGLTIVMDRCIKIEHARFHGGLHLLGFDTGQITARKTLR, encoded by the coding sequence ATGACCGACACCACGACCGACGACTCCACCACGACACAGGTCCAGCTCGTCAACGGCCTGAGCTGCTCCCTCCCCTCCGACTCGCCCCTGGCCAAGCTCCTGAAGTCGCAGCGCACCTGGACCGGTCCCGATGCCAAGGAGCGTCTCCGCATCCTTCGCGCCGCGAAGTCGGTCGCGATCGTCGGCGCGTCGGCGAACCCGGCGCGCTCCAGCTACTTCGTCGGGACGTACCTGCAGCAGTCGAGCGACTTCCGCGTGTACTTCGTCAACCCGAACGCCGACACCATCCTGGGGCAGAAGGCCTATCCGGATCTGGCCTCCCTTCCCGAGGTGCCGGACATCGTGGACGTGTTCCGCCGCGCGAGCGACATCCCCAGCGTGATCGACGAGGCCGTCGCCGTCGGCGCGCCGACCGTCTGGGTGCAGCTCGGCATCTGGAACCAGGAGGCCGCCGAGTACGGCGAGTCCCTCGGCCTTACGATCGTGATGGACCGGTGCATCAAGATCGAGCACGCCCGCTTCCACGGCGGACTTCATCTGCTCGGCTTCGACACCGGCCAGATCACCGCGCGCAAGACGCTGCGCTGA
- a CDS encoding type II toxin-antitoxin system VapC family toxin yields the protein MTAVAAAVRRTAALSAHPSAASAEPLPHDFGLPETVIVDTCAVIDLLTDPGENGRAVAERLRGRDLAAPDLMFSEAANVLRKLRLRGDLSDGEASMAYAELLELPIESWPFETVEQRVWDLRGSLSGFDATFVALSELLTAPLVTTDKRLTQAMESLPAVKGGALKGGALKAVDE from the coding sequence ATGACCGCGGTGGCGGCCGCCGTGCGACGCACGGCGGCCCTCTCCGCGCACCCCTCAGCGGCGTCCGCCGAACCGCTCCCGCACGACTTCGGTCTGCCGGAGACGGTGATCGTCGACACCTGCGCGGTCATCGACCTCCTCACCGACCCCGGCGAGAACGGCCGTGCCGTGGCAGAACGACTACGTGGCCGCGACCTGGCAGCTCCCGACCTGATGTTCTCGGAGGCGGCCAACGTCCTGCGAAAGCTGCGGCTGCGGGGCGACCTGAGCGATGGCGAAGCCTCGATGGCCTACGCCGAGCTGCTGGAGCTCCCCATCGAGTCGTGGCCGTTCGAGACGGTGGAGCAGCGGGTGTGGGATCTGCGGGGCAGTCTCAGCGGGTTCGACGCGACGTTCGTCGCACTGTCCGAGCTGCTCACGGCGCCGCTCGTAACGACCGACAAGCGGCTCACGCAGGCGATGGAGTCACTGCCCGCGGTGAAGGGAGGTGCGCTGAAGGGAGGTGCGCTGAAAGCGGTCGACGAGTAG
- a CDS encoding trans-aconitate 2-methyltransferase, translating into MAFDWSHFYEKQGGRGVRPTFESALAAWDGPAGTAVDLGCGDGVETRDLAERGWQVLAVDSDPAVDERVRAGLDQEASARVSTRCATFEALGELPRAELVYAGFALPFCDPTQFPYLWADIRDAIEPGGVFAGELFGPHDEWFGRPGMNFHDRAGVEAMLTGLEVLRLVEDDRRGMSFEGPKHWHVFHIVARA; encoded by the coding sequence ATGGCGTTCGACTGGTCGCACTTCTACGAGAAGCAGGGCGGACGCGGCGTCCGGCCGACGTTCGAGTCGGCGCTCGCGGCGTGGGACGGGCCGGCGGGGACCGCCGTGGACCTCGGCTGCGGCGACGGAGTCGAGACGCGCGACCTCGCGGAGCGCGGCTGGCAGGTGCTCGCAGTGGACTCCGATCCGGCGGTGGACGAGCGGGTTCGCGCCGGGCTCGATCAGGAGGCCTCCGCCCGCGTGTCGACGCGCTGCGCCACCTTCGAGGCGCTCGGCGAGCTGCCGCGCGCCGAGCTCGTCTACGCCGGGTTCGCTCTGCCGTTCTGCGACCCGACGCAGTTCCCCTACCTGTGGGCGGACATCCGGGACGCGATCGAGCCGGGCGGCGTGTTCGCGGGCGAGCTGTTCGGGCCGCACGACGAGTGGTTCGGGCGCCCGGGGATGAACTTCCACGACCGCGCAGGGGTGGAGGCCATGCTCACCGGGCTGGAGGTCCTGCGGCTGGTCGAGGACGACCGGCGTGGGATGTCGTTCGAGGGGCCGAAGCACTGGCACGTGTTCCACATCGTCGCGCGTGCGTGA